A stretch of DNA from Gymnodinialimonas sp. 57CJ19:
TTGTGCAGGCGCTTGAAGACCCCGATCTGGATTTTGAGATGGCAGAGTTCTGCGTCTATCCTGCTTTCAGGGGGCAAGGTCTGGGCACCGCGGCGCTTCGCCTGATCTTTGCGGATCATTCCGGACGGTGGGAGGCATCGGTACTGCACACAAACGCCATGGGGAACGGCTTCTGGCCCAAGGCGCTGTCCCGCCTGGGGGTCGCGGAATTGCGCTACCGGGACGATGACGTGGCCCGAGATTACCGCTTCAGCGTGGCCTAGGAAACGCGGCGGTAGCGGGCAAGGAAGGTGCGCACGGCCTCATCGGCGACGCGGGAAAGTTCATCCTCGGTGGGGTTGCTTTCGATGCCAAACATGACTTTCAGCATCAAGTCCGAGCGGCAAAGCTGCGCCAATTGGTCAGCGGCAAGCAGCGGGTCTTCGATGTCCAGAACTTCGCGGGCCTTTTCGGTGCACAGGAAACCCGCGATCTTTTCGCCCCAATTCTTGGGACCACTGGCATAGAAGGTCTCGCCCAATTCCGGGAAGCGCTTGGCCTCGGCCACGCAGACGCGGAACATGTCCTGGCCAAAATCGCTCAGGAAAAACGTGACCAGCTTTTTGCAGATCACAACCAGCTTTTCTTCCACGCTCAAGCCCGATTGTTCGAACAACACTTCCACCTCGGATTGAGCCGCACATTCCATCTTCAGAACTGCCAGGAACAGGTGCTGCTTATCGGGAAAGTAGCTGTAAAGCGTCGCCTTCGAGACGCCGGCATCGCGGGCGATTTCATCCACGGACGCGCCTTCAAAACCCTCACGCATGAAGACGGCGCGGGCGCCGCCAATCACCTGGTCGTACTTGCGACCTTTCTTGATCTGCATCTCGGCGTTCATGATTTTTGCATGGGGGTTGCGTCTCTCTCCTGACAGATATTGTAAACTGAATAGTTTAGTTTCGGCAAGTTGGACCTGAGGGAAAGGGTCCCCCGCGCCGCGCAGTCTGGACAGTTCCAAGCGCTTGGCTTAGCCCTTTGCCATGCTTGAAATTTTTCTGAAGACGCTTCCGTTCTTTGCCCTCATCGCCTTGGGTTTCCAAGCCTGTCGTACGGGGTTCTTCACCTCGGAAGGCGCGGCCTATCTGACCAAGTTCGTCTTCTACTTTGCCCTTTCGGCGATGCTGTTTCGGTTCGCAGCAAACCTATCGCTGGCCGAGATATTCGACTGGCAGTTTGTGGGCGCCTATCTGACGGCCTGCTTCGTGGTCTATTTCATTGCCACCGCCGTCGCGATGGTGCGCAAACGCCCCGTGACAGAGGCCGCGTTCGAGGCGCAATGCGCCGTGATCGGCAATGTCGGTTTCCTCGGCGTGCCGATGCTGGTTGTGCTGTTGGGCGAGGCTTCGGCGGGG
This window harbors:
- a CDS encoding GNAT family N-acetyltransferase; protein product: MGLRVWQAPARKRAALFKTYAAYMAEIVPQDDPAESAAYFDSYWQEPGRRIPYLFGEEHAQGFAFVQALEDPDLDFEMAEFCVYPAFRGQGLGTAALRLIFADHSGRWEASVLHTNAMGNGFWPKALSRLGVAELRYRDDDVARDYRFSVA
- a CDS encoding TetR/AcrR family transcriptional regulator; this translates as MNAEMQIKKGRKYDQVIGGARAVFMREGFEGASVDEIARDAGVSKATLYSYFPDKQHLFLAVLKMECAAQSEVEVLFEQSGLSVEEKLVVICKKLVTFFLSDFGQDMFRVCVAEAKRFPELGETFYASGPKNWGEKIAGFLCTEKAREVLDIEDPLLAADQLAQLCRSDLMLKVMFGIESNPTEDELSRVADEAVRTFLARYRRVS